Proteins found in one Miscanthus floridulus cultivar M001 chromosome 4, ASM1932011v1, whole genome shotgun sequence genomic segment:
- the LOC136548697 gene encoding uncharacterized protein, whose amino-acid sequence MGVSAPREPDFDGETCLASRHRASFPSLSLSRPSASTRLSVIVSAPPASPRLSVIASAPPASTSPPSPSPCGTSIYVSAEKTPEHTSSLPGAKKVKEILEGHENWCKEEFRMEAEILIFRAIANFLRAENLLHDTRGMKIEEQLGLFMFMLSHNASTERLKKEFQHSGETNCIGAIDGTHVPITIGQDKASPYRNRKGTLSQNVMFACDFDLKFTFISSGWEGSASDAGVLRSALGKGFTVPAGKFYLVDGGYANTPSFLAPYRGVKYHISEFRRRGKRGNAYANYKELFNHRHAILRNHIERAFGVLKKRFPILKVGTHYPIESQVMIPAAAAMFHNIIRGLNGSEEWLDILPDNINPSNYVDMPEGDTNYPSEMESNHGNTLRD is encoded by the exons ATGGGTGTTTCGGCCCCGCGGGAGCCGGATTTTGACGGGGAAACCTGCCTGGCCTCCAGACACAGGGCGTCGTTCCCGTCCCTTTCCCTCTCGCGACCCTCCGCCTCGACTCGACTCTCCGTCATCGTCTCGGCTCCTCCGGCCTCGCCTCGACTCTCTGTCATCGCTTCGGCTCCTCCGGCCTCGACTTCTCCTCCGTCGCCATCACCTTGCGGCACTAGCATCTACGTCTCCGCAG AGAAAACACCTGAGCATACCTCTTCTCTTCCTGGTGCTAAAAAGGTTAAAGAGATTCTCGAAGGACACGAGAATTGGTGCAAGGAAGAATTTAGGATGGAGGCTGAAATATTAATATTTAGAGCTATAGCAAACTTTCTCAGGGCCGAGAACTTGCTGCATGACACACGTGGTATGAAGATTGAGGAGCAACTTGGTCTTTTTATGTTCATGCTCTCTCATAATGCAAGCACAGAGAGGCTAAAGAAGGAGTTTCAACATAGTGGTGAGACA AACTGCATCGGCGCTATTGATGGTACGCATGTCCCAATCACAATTGGACAAGACAAGGCCAGTCCCTATAGAAATAGGAAGGGGACACTATCGCAGAATGTTATGTTTGCCTGTGACTTCGACTTGAAGTTCACTTTCATCTCATCTGGTTGGGAAGGATCCGCATCTGATGCAGGAGTGTTGCGGTCTGCCCTTGGCAAGGGATTTACTGTGCCAGCAGGCAAATTCTATCTTGTAGATGGTGGATATGCAAACACACCATCATTCCTTGCTCCCTACCGAGGAGTTAAGTATCATATCAGTGAGTTCAGGAGACGTGGCAAGAGGGGAAATGCATATGCCAACTACAAGGAATTATTCAATCATCGGCATGCGATTCTTCGAAATCACATTGAGAGGGCCTTTGGGGTTCTCAAAAAGCGGTTTCCAATTCTGAAAGTGGGGACACATTACCCAATTGAATCTCAAGTTATGATTCCAGCAGCTGCTGCTATGTTTCACAACATCATTAGAGGGTTGAATGGGAGTGAAGAGTGGCTAGATATCCTACCTGATAATATCAACCCATCAAATTATGTTGACATGCCAGAGGGAGACACTAACTACCCAAGTGAGATGGAATCAAACCATGGAAATACCCTACGAGACTAG